In a single window of the Novosphingobium sp. IK01 genome:
- a CDS encoding TonB-dependent receptor gives MGASRLLHSLSLGALVTAALATLSPAHAAEAEAAPAAPNPAPAPEAATRSAADGGIEMTTPIVVSVGKTTRTATELAGTEIQKILPGVSALGAIQTLPGVMYQTADPWGNNEQNMSLFIHGFAINQLGYTLDGLPLGDLSYGTIAGLSIQRAIISEDIGNVVVATGAGGLGVPSLNNLGGAIETTSSDPSKTRAIALSQTVGSYGTSRTYGRVDTGAFGADGNSRAYAAFSRQRARAWDFNGRQGGWQVNAKYVHENDAGKFTAYFDYSDKQEPNEDATTTYARPATAAQAYTPYTRPFMFPNWSQALSYVDAQGNTPAAQGSNYLNYFSAALRTDYLGYLKYEANLGSNIHWTNLAYYHHNDGQGVVAGPLGQSLSVARAYFPNDTRDQLVDDTGGSGYITRVTQYRISRGGLVSTLQAQVGRHALELGGWYEHNSGTIWRNWYALDVNAPTDPYHWQQNPLFTQYSQEYRTDSIQLHLQDQWKVNDKLTVEGGIKSSLVFAKGWYPIQPVAGSYSGMVGGLPSGNIDTQRWFLPAIGAKYAFNRHEQVYFNIQKNMRNFGTAPWGVGSQTAFDYFRDNGKPETSWTYEVGLRSHHSFVGSLISSLDAQVNYYHVDFSNRLLAVSTTVGGLGGSSITGGTTSLFNVGGVTTDGVDASMTLGLGSYISVYDGVSYNSSRYGSDYSNGTTTFATAGKQVPGSPQWMNKTVVSAHYGPVEGQFTGMYIGKRFATYTNDAAVGSYYMSNLRLAVNLPADLVHLRKASIALNVTNLFDVRGASSVSISQPASVYAVYPIAPRQWFLTFAVGM, from the coding sequence ATGGGCGCGAGCCGTCTCCTCCACTCCCTTTCTTTGGGTGCGCTTGTCACGGCGGCCCTTGCGACCCTCTCGCCGGCCCATGCCGCAGAGGCCGAGGCGGCTCCTGCCGCGCCCAACCCCGCGCCCGCACCTGAAGCCGCCACCAGGAGCGCTGCGGATGGCGGCATCGAGATGACCACCCCGATCGTGGTGAGCGTGGGCAAGACCACCCGCACCGCCACCGAACTGGCGGGCACCGAGATCCAGAAGATCCTGCCGGGTGTCTCGGCGCTGGGCGCGATCCAGACGCTGCCGGGCGTGATGTACCAGACGGCCGATCCGTGGGGCAACAATGAGCAGAACATGTCTCTGTTCATCCACGGCTTTGCCATCAACCAGCTGGGCTACACGCTCGACGGGCTGCCGCTGGGCGACCTGAGCTACGGGACGATTGCGGGGCTTTCAATCCAGCGCGCGATCATCTCGGAAGACATCGGCAATGTCGTCGTGGCGACCGGCGCTGGCGGGCTGGGCGTTCCCTCGCTCAACAACCTGGGCGGCGCGATCGAGACGACGTCGAGCGATCCGTCCAAGACCCGTGCGATTGCCCTCTCGCAGACGGTCGGCAGCTATGGCACCTCGCGCACTTATGGCCGCGTCGACACCGGGGCCTTCGGCGCCGACGGGAATTCGCGCGCCTATGCCGCCTTCTCGCGCCAGCGGGCCCGCGCATGGGACTTCAATGGCCGTCAGGGTGGCTGGCAGGTCAATGCCAAGTACGTCCACGAGAACGACGCGGGCAAGTTCACGGCCTACTTCGACTATTCCGACAAGCAGGAACCCAACGAAGACGCCACCACGACGTATGCCCGCCCGGCAACCGCGGCGCAGGCCTATACGCCCTATACCCGCCCGTTCATGTTCCCCAACTGGTCGCAGGCGCTCTCCTATGTCGATGCGCAGGGCAACACGCCCGCCGCGCAGGGCAGCAACTACCTGAACTATTTCTCGGCGGCGCTGCGTACCGACTACCTCGGCTACCTCAAGTACGAGGCGAACCTGGGCAGCAACATCCACTGGACCAACCTGGCCTATTACCATCACAACGATGGCCAGGGCGTGGTGGCCGGGCCGCTGGGCCAGTCGCTTTCGGTCGCGCGGGCCTACTTCCCCAACGACACCCGCGACCAGCTGGTCGATGATACGGGCGGCAGCGGCTACATCACCCGCGTCACCCAGTACCGGATCAGCCGTGGCGGCCTCGTCTCGACGCTTCAGGCGCAAGTCGGGCGCCATGCCCTCGAACTGGGTGGCTGGTACGAGCACAACAGCGGCACGATCTGGCGCAACTGGTACGCGCTCGATGTCAACGCCCCGACCGATCCCTATCACTGGCAGCAGAACCCGCTGTTCACCCAGTACAGCCAGGAATACCGCACCGATTCCATTCAGCTCCACCTTCAGGACCAGTGGAAGGTCAACGACAAGCTGACTGTCGAGGGCGGCATCAAGTCGAGCCTCGTCTTCGCCAAGGGCTGGTATCCGATCCAGCCGGTGGCCGGGTCCTATTCGGGGATGGTCGGCGGCCTGCCTTCGGGCAACATCGACACCCAGCGCTGGTTCCTGCCCGCGATCGGCGCCAAGTATGCGTTCAACCGCCACGAGCAGGTCTACTTCAACATCCAGAAGAACATGCGCAACTTCGGCACGGCGCCCTGGGGTGTCGGCAGCCAGACCGCGTTCGACTACTTCCGCGACAACGGCAAGCCCGAGACCTCGTGGACCTATGAAGTGGGCCTGCGCAGCCACCACAGCTTTGTCGGCTCGCTGATTTCCTCGCTCGATGCACAGGTCAACTACTACCACGTCGACTTCTCCAACCGCCTGCTGGCGGTGAGCACGACCGTGGGCGGCCTTGGCGGCAGCTCGATCACCGGGGGCACGACCAGCCTGTTCAACGTGGGCGGGGTGACCACCGATGGCGTCGATGCCTCGATGACGCTGGGCCTTGGCTCGTACATCTCGGTCTATGACGGGGTTTCGTACAACAGCTCGCGCTATGGCAGCGACTATTCGAACGGCACGACCACCTTCGCCACGGCGGGCAAGCAGGTTCCCGGCAGCCCGCAGTGGATGAACAAGACCGTCGTCTCGGCCCATTATGGCCCGGTCGAAGGCCAGTTCACCGGCATGTACATCGGCAAGCGTTTTGCGACCTACACCAACGATGCCGCGGTCGGCTCGTACTACATGAGCAACCTGCGCCTCGCGGTGAACCTGCCGGCCGATCTGGTCCACTTGCGCAAGGCCTCGATTGCGCTCAACGTGACCAACCTGTTCGATGTGCGCGGCGCATCGAGCGTCTCGATCAGCCAGCCTGCCTCGGTCTATGCGGTCTATCCGATTGCGCCGCGCCAGTGGTTCCTGACCTTTGCGGTGGGGATGTAA
- a CDS encoding M10 family metallopeptidase C-terminal domain-containing protein, with translation MATTMSFRAMAATTPSTGGAGKDTLRGGVGLDRLTGGAGADRFVFERVIEFGGTTATTCDVVTDFSHAQGDTIVLNPIDANTRTPDVDDAFTFIGTAAFHGVAGELRYTASGANTLVLGDVNGDGQADFALLLLGTISLTKSDFVL, from the coding sequence ATGGCTACGACAATGTCCTTTCGGGCAATGGCGGCAACGACACCATCGACGGGGGGGGCGGGCAAGGATACCTTGCGCGGCGGGGTGGGCTTGGACCGGCTCACCGGCGGGGCCGGGGCCGACCGTTTCGTGTTCGAGCGGGTGATCGAATTTGGCGGCACGACCGCGACGACTTGCGATGTGGTCACCGATTTCAGCCATGCCCAGGGCGACACGATCGTCCTCAACCCCATCGACGCCAACACCCGGACACCCGATGTCGACGATGCTTTCACCTTCATCGGCACCGCCGCCTTTCATGGCGTGGCGGGGGAACTGCGCTATACCGCCAGCGGCGCCAACACGCTCGTTCTGGGCGACGTGAACGGCGATGGCCAGGCCGATTTCGCCCTGCTTCTGCTGGGTACGATCAGCCTGACCAAAAGCGATTTCGTGCTTTAG
- a CDS encoding glycerophosphodiester phosphodiesterase family protein, with product MKRGLMDRRNFIHAGTSAAGSLAALGAPGLTAMARPAPSRPKPLVIGHRGCSALRPEHTLASYAKAIEQGADFIEPDLVSTRDGALVARHENNIAQTTNVADHPEFASRRTTKLIDGEKVTGWFTEDFTLAELKTLRAVERLGAMRPESRSYDGQFQLLTLEEIADFAAAESAARGRTIGLIPEIKHSTYFAQIGLPQEQRFLDRVGASHYLSHAPVIVQSFEVANLKWLRPRIGAWQNIELLQLTVPMDVPPPDVKASGGTLTYAQMHTPKGLAEMRRYADWVSPVLQGIIPFGTPDGKPNGPLGKPTSLVRDAHAAGLKVSTWTFRPENMFLPSDFRGTGPQNGGDAVRQDAACVALIQRFIAAGIDSFFTDDPGLGRKAVDTFSA from the coding sequence ATGAAGCGCGGCCTTATGGACAGAAGGAATTTCATCCATGCTGGCACCAGCGCGGCGGGTTCGCTCGCCGCGCTGGGCGCGCCCGGCCTTACCGCAATGGCCAGACCAGCGCCCTCCCGCCCCAAGCCGCTGGTGATCGGCCATCGCGGCTGCTCGGCGCTGCGGCCCGAGCATACGCTGGCCTCCTATGCCAAGGCCATCGAGCAGGGCGCCGATTTCATCGAACCCGATCTGGTCTCGACCAGGGACGGCGCCCTCGTCGCCCGGCACGAGAACAACATCGCGCAAACCACCAATGTCGCCGACCATCCCGAATTCGCCAGCCGTCGCACGACCAAGCTGATCGACGGAGAAAAGGTGACCGGCTGGTTCACCGAGGACTTCACCCTCGCGGAGCTGAAAACCCTGCGCGCGGTCGAGCGGCTGGGGGCCATGCGCCCGGAAAGCCGCAGCTATGACGGGCAGTTCCAGCTCCTCACGCTCGAAGAAATCGCCGATTTCGCCGCAGCGGAATCCGCCGCGCGCGGGCGCACCATCGGCCTGATCCCCGAGATCAAGCACTCGACCTATTTCGCGCAGATCGGCCTGCCGCAGGAACAGCGTTTCCTCGACCGCGTGGGCGCGAGCCACTACCTCTCCCACGCGCCGGTCATCGTGCAGAGCTTCGAGGTGGCCAACCTCAAGTGGCTGCGCCCGCGCATCGGGGCCTGGCAGAACATCGAACTGCTGCAACTGACCGTACCGATGGACGTGCCCCCGCCCGACGTGAAGGCGAGCGGCGGCACCCTGACCTATGCCCAGATGCACACGCCCAAAGGCCTTGCCGAGATGCGGCGCTATGCCGACTGGGTTTCGCCCGTCCTGCAAGGGATCATTCCCTTCGGCACCCCGGACGGCAAGCCCAATGGCCCGCTGGGCAAGCCCACCAGCCTCGTGCGCGATGCCCATGCCGCCGGGCTCAAGGTTTCGACCTGGACGTTCCGCCCCGAAAACATGTTCCTGCCCAGCGATTTTCGCGGGACGGGCCCGCAAAATGGCGGCGACGCCGTGCGACAGGACGCGGCCTGCGTGGCACTGATCCAGCGGTTCATCGCCGCGGGCATCGATTCCTTCTTCACCGACGATCCCGGCCTTGGCCGCAAGGCGGTGGATACGTTTTCTGCCTGA